A genome region from Ptiloglossa arizonensis isolate GNS036 chromosome 4, iyPtiAriz1_principal, whole genome shotgun sequence includes the following:
- the Ist1 gene encoding increased sodium tolerance 1-like protein: protein MFSSGPNYTKLKTLLRLSINRLKLLEKKKTELAQKARKEIAGYIAAGKIERAKIRVEHIIREDYMVEAMELLEMYCDLLLARFGLIQQMKNLDEGLAEAISTIIWAAPRIQTDVQEIKAISNILTSKYGRQYTEACREEAVQTISEKLKHKMSVQSPSKLLVERYLVEIAKNYDVEYEPDPQVMAEGQDAVLIDVGGNGETRNNLDIASGGCMPQSIGFVEFPQVPLLPNSTTNLINSEKGPIGFVAPPGPSRNKDENVPYNPTSVSYNIPLDNSNGNKPENDLPPPYDSFPPDLNKQSDQKPKPQPRSKMPMNDFQLPELPAVPSQNDLPSNNPSSSEDIDFDDLMKRFEDLKKKK from the exons ATGTTTTCAAGCGGCCCGAATTATACGAAATTGAAGACACTTCTGCGTCTATCAATAAATCGGTTAAAATTActtgagaaaaagaaaactgaGCTTGCTCAAAAAGCACGAAAAGAAATTGCTGGTTACATTGCTGcaggaaaaattgaaagagcAAAAATACGTGTCGAACATATTATTAGGGAAGACTACATGGTCGAGGCTATGGAATTACTTGAAATGTATTGTGATCTTCTATTGGCACGTTTTGGACTTATTCAGCAAATGAA aaACTTAGATGAAGGATTGGCAGAAGCTATTTCTACAATAATTTGGGCCGCACCCAGAATTCAAACAGATGTGCAAGAAATTAAAgcaatttctaatattttaacATCTAAGTATGGTAGGCAATATACCGAAGCTTGTCGGGAAGAGGCAGTGCAGACTATttctgaaaaattgaaacacaaGATGAGCGTACAATCACCATCTAAGCTTCTTGTTGAAAGATATCTTGTGGAGATTGCAAAGAATTATGATGTTGAATATGAGCCAGATCCCCAG GTAATGGCTGAAGGACAAGATGCTGTGTTGATCGATGTTGGTGGTAATGGAGAAACTAGAAATAATTTGGATATAGCTTCTGGAGGTTGTATGCCACAATCGATTGGATTCGTTGAATTTCCGCAAGTTCCACTGTTACCAAATTCAACAACTAATTTAATA AATTCAGAAAAAGGTCCTATTGGATTTGTAGCTCCACCAGGGCCTTCAAGAAATAAAGATGAAAATGTTCCTTACAATCCTACTAGTGTCTCTTACAACATTCCATTAGACAACTCCAATGGTAACAAACCA GAAAATGATTTACCTCCACCGTATGATTCATTCCCACCTGATTTAAACAAGCAG TCTGATCAGAAACCAAAACCACAACCAAGATCAAAAATGCCAATGAATGACTTTCAACTTCCAGAATTACCAGCTGTGCCATCACAGAATGATTTACCCTCCAATAATCCGTCTTCTAGTGAAGACATTGATTTTGATGATTTAATGAAACGTTttgaagatttaaaaaaaaagaaatag